One Bacteriovorax sp. PP10 DNA window includes the following coding sequences:
- a CDS encoding GNAT family N-acetyltransferase, with product MINKPEWILHQPQTNPFLNFEFLNALMQSGSVKTETGWTPAFTRNDSGILMSFIKTHSYGEYIFDWGWAEAFEKYGIPYYPKLTSLLPFTPVTTQHFLMKSFDENLADALLKAHDDFFMKNDFSSTHFLFLTNAEIPLFQKNNYLIRESIQYHFFNPGYKSFEDFLSKLKSKKAKHIRTERSYDNLSIKRYTGDELTKEHADRMYQFYISTIVNKNSFDYLNAEFFELIFKNLSKNILYVEASQNNFPIAGSLFFYDSEKLYGRYWGSTSYVENLHFELCYYQGIDFCIENSIAVFEAGAQGEHKIARGFRPVRTYSAHKIKHPAFQNAIAEFIETEKVHVEQSILKLSEHLPFKNI from the coding sequence GTGATAAACAAACCTGAGTGGATTCTTCACCAACCACAGACCAATCCATTCTTAAATTTTGAATTTTTAAATGCACTTATGCAAAGTGGAAGTGTAAAAACTGAAACAGGATGGACGCCGGCCTTTACTCGAAATGACTCTGGAATATTAATGAGTTTTATTAAAACTCATAGTTATGGTGAGTATATTTTTGACTGGGGTTGGGCAGAAGCTTTTGAAAAATATGGTATTCCCTATTATCCTAAACTCACTTCTCTTCTTCCTTTTACACCAGTGACAACTCAGCACTTTTTAATGAAATCTTTTGATGAAAATCTGGCCGATGCATTATTAAAAGCGCACGATGATTTTTTTATGAAGAACGATTTTTCTTCAACACACTTTCTTTTTTTAACAAACGCTGAAATTCCTTTATTTCAAAAAAATAACTATTTGATAAGAGAAAGTATCCAGTACCATTTCTTTAATCCTGGTTACAAAAGCTTTGAAGATTTTCTCTCTAAATTAAAATCGAAGAAGGCCAAGCATATAAGAACGGAAAGATCGTACGATAACCTGTCTATCAAACGCTACACTGGTGATGAACTGACCAAAGAGCATGCCGACAGGATGTACCAGTTTTATATTTCGACGATTGTGAATAAGAACTCTTTTGATTACTTGAATGCAGAATTCTTTGAGTTGATTTTCAAGAACCTGAGCAAAAACATCCTCTATGTGGAAGCTAGTCAAAATAACTTCCCCATTGCCGGTTCACTCTTTTTTTACGATAGCGAAAAGCTTTACGGTAGATACTGGGGCTCAACTTCCTACGTCGAAAATCTTCACTTTGAACTTTGTTACTATCAGGGAATTGATTTTTGCATTGAAAATAGTATTGCTGTTTTTGAAGCAGGCGCTCAAGGTGAACATAAGATTGCCAGAGGGTTCAGACCCGTTCGCACCTATAGTGCTCATAAAATAAAACACCCTGCATTCCAAAATGCCATTGCTGAGTTCATTGAAACTGAGAAAGTGCATGTAGAGCAATCCATTCTAAAACTGAGCGAGCATCTTCCCTTTAAAAATATTTAA
- a CDS encoding radical SAM protein: MYKRPIRFIQIDLVSTCNAKCLHCYRQNIVGAENNHYEKNIHIDPKSFKLALLDPYFNELEEILFCGNYGDPMASTHLLEILDYLDLHRPNLSLIFHTNGSLGSKDLWMGLASRLNGRGRFVKFAIDGLEDTNHIYRRGVSWNSVMENAQTFIKAGGRAMWMFIVFNHNEHQIEAARALSVQLGFAKFEVKKNFAEDYHPDYKILSTNEQAELLSRLPKLTRQDLTITKEKLNSIEIDCESSRDETAYIDHEGRIWPCCHIAGWKHTDDSSKREYHIEKMEKQYAPFFNSIYHHTPTEIMNHAIFKTEIKDSWSDSEKIHYMCSYKCGKASCDKQT; this comes from the coding sequence ATGTATAAGCGCCCAATACGTTTTATTCAAATTGATTTAGTATCCACCTGCAATGCAAAGTGTCTACATTGCTACAGACAAAATATTGTAGGTGCTGAAAATAATCACTATGAAAAAAATATTCATATAGATCCGAAGTCATTCAAACTAGCTTTGCTGGATCCTTATTTCAATGAACTCGAAGAAATTCTATTCTGCGGCAATTACGGCGATCCGATGGCCAGTACTCATCTTTTGGAAATACTCGATTATCTAGATCTGCACAGGCCAAACTTAAGTTTAATATTTCACACCAACGGGAGTCTTGGGTCAAAAGATCTCTGGATGGGGCTTGCTTCTCGTCTAAATGGGCGTGGAAGATTTGTTAAGTTTGCTATTGATGGACTAGAAGACACAAATCATATTTATCGCAGAGGAGTTTCGTGGAACTCTGTCATGGAAAACGCACAAACATTTATCAAGGCCGGAGGCCGTGCAATGTGGATGTTTATCGTTTTTAATCACAATGAACATCAAATTGAAGCCGCCCGCGCGCTTTCAGTGCAACTTGGATTTGCCAAATTTGAAGTGAAAAAGAATTTTGCTGAAGATTATCATCCTGACTACAAAATTTTATCAACAAACGAGCAAGCTGAACTTCTTTCAAGACTTCCTAAATTAACCCGACAAGATCTTACGATTACAAAAGAAAAATTAAATTCAATTGAAATTGACTGTGAAAGCTCGAGAGATGAAACGGCCTACATAGATCATGAAGGAAGAATCTGGCCTTGCTGTCATATCGCTGGATGGAAACATACTGATGATTCAAGCAAGCGCGAATACCACATTGAAAAAATGGAAAAGCAATATGCCCCATTTTTCAATTCAATTTATCATCATACGCCAACTGAAATCATGAACCATGCTATTTTTAAAACAGAAATAAAAGACTCATGGAGTGACTCCGAAAAAATCCATTACATGTGCAGCTATAAGTGCGGCAAGGCCAGTTGTGATAAACAAACCTGA
- a CDS encoding sensor histidine kinase, with translation MGSSRYSFSFPGNQVTAQIARDLDWSMHPLGPPDKWPLCLKLNLNTLFTTKHPVTLFWGKEKFFFYNDAFIPILGAIKHPKVMGKPGGEVWPEVWRRFSLELDTVLETGEASWVVNRHSPIKRPDKSLVAFFTYSISPLIDENGVIVGSLVISVETTEQVLSERKIKLGQRELLEALNRFKEMSESLPQLVWTSLPDGRCNYLNKQWMEYTGKSQEEMLGDSWIDTVHPDDRERTEDKWKGAIKGFHPYDIEYRIRRHDGVYRWFKARGSPFKNEAGKIILWFGTCTDIEETKQEQLNYEKNVDLSPAMLWITDVSGYCSYLSNQWHELTGQPIEEGLGLGWLEYIHPDDKFYAEKAFSDANKNHEHFAFEYRLRMKDGSYRWSIDSGNPRFGPHGEFLGMAGTVFDVHEKKLAEEALKESRADLYRVLMQAPSGVAFLKGPDLVYSLANSRYQEIFAKGGSIIGKPMRQALPQVAETNFRIFEKVFRTGEPFSAKEFKSTMDSDKDVYLNFSIQRITNSKGEPEGVIVIGDDVTEQVKDRMARDALTKQLQAIVENMNEGLILCDENGRMLLWNPAACKMHGLHKAEDVFEYYSAYPKMFQLYSIEGDLLELDDWPITRTLRGETFIGQEYIIESLETSDRWIGSYSGSPIFDSEGRIVFAVMTIRDVTSRIDSEKNLKDAINSRDEFLSIISHELKTPLTSLKLQNQSAIRKIKKGSVGDLSTDRLSVLFDKNENQINRVIRLVDDMLDLTRIQSGKFSYNFIKCDLHEVAIDVYERFKDQFESASTLLSNLSIESVVGFFDRDRIEQVMVNLLTNALKYGKGNAVTIRLEVLSNVARLEIQDHGIGVKPENVEVIFKKYERIVSADEVSGLGIGLFICREIVEAHGGKIWVESIFGEGSKFIAELPLDANNLK, from the coding sequence ATGGGCAGTAGTCGTTATTCATTTTCTTTTCCAGGTAACCAAGTCACTGCACAAATAGCAAGAGACCTGGATTGGTCTATGCATCCTTTAGGGCCACCGGACAAATGGCCGCTGTGTTTAAAATTAAATCTCAATACTCTTTTTACAACTAAACATCCTGTGACGTTATTTTGGGGAAAAGAAAAATTCTTTTTTTACAATGATGCTTTTATTCCGATTCTTGGTGCTATCAAGCATCCTAAGGTAATGGGGAAGCCCGGGGGGGAAGTATGGCCGGAAGTCTGGAGGAGATTTTCATTGGAGCTCGATACTGTTTTAGAAACAGGTGAAGCCTCATGGGTAGTCAATAGGCATTCACCAATCAAGCGGCCGGATAAAAGTTTGGTAGCTTTTTTTACCTATAGTATTTCACCATTGATTGATGAAAATGGAGTGATAGTTGGGTCCTTAGTTATTAGTGTGGAAACAACTGAACAAGTTCTTTCTGAAAGAAAAATTAAATTAGGTCAAAGAGAGTTACTCGAAGCGCTTAATCGTTTTAAAGAAATGAGTGAATCACTTCCGCAACTTGTCTGGACCAGTCTTCCTGATGGCCGCTGCAATTACTTAAATAAACAGTGGATGGAGTATACGGGGAAATCACAAGAAGAGATGTTAGGTGACAGCTGGATTGATACTGTTCATCCTGATGACCGGGAAAGAACTGAGGACAAATGGAAAGGAGCTATTAAAGGTTTTCATCCTTATGATATCGAATACCGAATTAGAAGACATGATGGAGTATACCGCTGGTTTAAAGCAAGAGGTTCACCTTTTAAAAATGAGGCAGGGAAAATAATCTTATGGTTTGGTACATGCACAGATATTGAAGAGACAAAACAAGAGCAACTTAATTATGAAAAAAATGTTGATTTATCTCCAGCGATGCTTTGGATAACTGATGTTAGTGGATACTGTTCCTACCTGAGTAATCAATGGCACGAATTGACCGGTCAGCCGATAGAAGAAGGTTTAGGTTTAGGATGGCTTGAGTATATTCATCCTGATGATAAGTTCTATGCAGAAAAGGCCTTTAGTGATGCCAATAAAAATCATGAGCATTTTGCGTTTGAATATCGTTTAAGAATGAAAGATGGAAGCTACCGATGGTCAATCGATTCAGGGAACCCGCGCTTTGGTCCTCATGGTGAATTCTTAGGAATGGCCGGAACGGTCTTTGATGTTCATGAAAAAAAGCTGGCAGAAGAAGCATTAAAAGAGTCACGTGCAGATTTATACCGTGTTTTAATGCAGGCACCGTCAGGTGTCGCATTCTTAAAAGGGCCGGATCTTGTCTATAGTCTTGCCAACTCAAGGTATCAGGAAATATTTGCCAAAGGTGGGTCCATCATTGGCAAACCTATGCGACAGGCACTTCCACAAGTTGCGGAAACAAATTTTCGTATTTTTGAAAAAGTTTTTCGAACTGGTGAACCTTTTTCTGCTAAAGAATTTAAGTCAACAATGGATAGTGACAAAGATGTTTATTTAAATTTTTCAATTCAAAGAATTACGAACTCTAAAGGCGAGCCGGAAGGTGTGATTGTCATCGGCGATGATGTCACAGAACAAGTTAAAGATAGAATGGCCCGCGATGCACTTACTAAACAGTTGCAGGCCATTGTTGAGAATATGAACGAAGGTCTGATTCTCTGTGATGAAAATGGAAGAATGCTTCTATGGAATCCTGCTGCTTGTAAAATGCATGGGCTTCACAAAGCTGAAGATGTTTTTGAATATTATAGTGCATACCCTAAAATGTTTCAGCTCTACAGTATTGAAGGAGATCTCCTTGAATTAGATGACTGGCCGATTACCCGGACTTTAAGAGGTGAAACATTTATCGGGCAGGAATATATTATCGAAAGTCTTGAGACCAGCGATAGATGGATTGGCAGTTATAGCGGGTCACCAATATTTGATAGTGAAGGAAGAATCGTATTTGCTGTAATGACGATTAGAGATGTCACTTCACGAATTGATTCAGAAAAAAATCTAAAAGATGCGATTAATTCTCGCGATGAGTTTTTATCAATTATTTCCCATGAATTAAAAACACCATTGACCAGTTTGAAATTGCAAAACCAATCGGCCATAAGGAAAATAAAAAAAGGTAGTGTTGGTGATTTATCTACGGATAGATTGTCTGTCTTATTTGATAAAAATGAAAATCAAATTAACCGTGTGATCAGACTTGTTGATGATATGCTTGACCTGACCCGTATTCAATCTGGTAAATTTTCTTATAATTTTATTAAATGCGATTTGCATGAAGTGGCCATTGATGTGTATGAGAGATTTAAAGATCAATTTGAAAGTGCAAGCACATTGTTAAGCAATCTAAGCATAGAATCAGTCGTAGGTTTTTTTGACCGCGACAGAATTGAGCAGGTAATGGTGAATCTTCTGACCAATGCTCTTAAATATGGGAAAGGGAATGCAGTAACAATCAGACTTGAAGTACTCAGCAATGTGGCCCGACTTGAAATTCAAGATCATGGAATTGGGGTTAAACCGGAAAATGTCGAAGTTATTTTTAAAAAGTACGAACGAATTGTTTCTGCTGATGAAGTCTCAGGATTAGGAATTGGATTATTTATTTGCCGTGAAATTGTCGAGGCCCACGGCGGGAAAATCTGGGTAGAGAGTATCTTTGGAGAGGGATCAAAATTTATTGCCGAACTTCCATTGGATGCTAATAATTTAAAGTGA
- a CDS encoding Hsp70 family protein — protein sequence MEFNMSYYAVDFGTSNSLLSHVSSTGVITPINLEKDASNVLRSLLYTPEPNVWFFGKEAIREYVNNDGEGRFFRSVKKFLPESNYAGTTVFNKTMNISEIIAVFVGEMRKRANLVVGENVERIVMGRPALYSMNKADDQLAQDRMQRACEIAGFKEVVFCPEPIAAGLDYNANSNEQKIVLIADFGGGTSDFTLMKVHQNAYSQDDILGLSGIFKAGDALDGVMMKDFIAPHFGSRFEYKIPGGNNILTFPRQLLTKICSPAHITHLRERDTWEFLQHIQKFALSSDGERHMNQLFTLVECQLGFPLFDEIEKTKVKLGSQPEAVFHYRYPGISIDESLTKESYEESLNSTVDEIMSTMMEVFTQSGLKISDVNQVCLTGGTSQLPLLRSRLTEVFGKEKLIEYNIYQSVVNGLAQFAKRLTK from the coding sequence ATGGAATTTAATATGTCATACTATGCAGTAGACTTCGGAACATCGAATTCACTTCTGAGCCACGTTTCCAGTACTGGTGTCATCACACCAATCAATCTGGAGAAGGATGCTAGCAACGTTTTGCGCTCACTTCTCTACACACCTGAGCCCAACGTATGGTTCTTTGGTAAAGAGGCCATAAGAGAGTACGTAAACAACGATGGCGAAGGCCGATTCTTCCGCTCAGTTAAAAAATTTCTTCCTGAAAGTAACTATGCAGGGACAACTGTTTTTAACAAAACAATGAACATCTCAGAAATCATCGCCGTCTTTGTCGGTGAGATGAGAAAGCGCGCGAACCTGGTGGTTGGTGAAAATGTAGAAAGAATTGTCATGGGAAGACCTGCTCTTTACTCAATGAATAAGGCAGATGATCAGCTTGCTCAGGATAGAATGCAAAGGGCCTGCGAGATTGCGGGATTTAAAGAAGTTGTGTTTTGTCCGGAGCCTATTGCTGCGGGACTTGATTACAATGCAAACTCTAATGAACAAAAAATTGTTCTGATTGCTGACTTTGGTGGAGGGACTTCAGACTTCACTTTAATGAAAGTTCATCAGAATGCTTACTCACAAGATGATATCTTGGGCTTAAGTGGGATCTTTAAGGCCGGTGATGCTCTCGATGGTGTGATGATGAAAGATTTCATTGCTCCTCATTTTGGATCGCGCTTTGAATATAAAATTCCCGGTGGAAATAATATCTTAACTTTCCCTCGTCAGCTGCTTACCAAAATATGCTCTCCGGCCCACATCACTCACCTTCGCGAACGAGATACATGGGAATTCCTACAGCACATTCAGAAATTTGCTTTGTCATCAGATGGTGAACGTCACATGAATCAACTTTTCACCTTAGTTGAATGTCAGTTAGGTTTTCCACTATTTGATGAAATTGAAAAAACAAAAGTTAAACTGGGGTCTCAACCTGAAGCTGTTTTTCATTACCGTTATCCTGGAATTTCGATTGATGAATCTTTAACCAAGGAAAGTTATGAAGAAAGCCTTAACTCGACAGTCGATGAAATCATGTCGACGATGATGGAAGTATTTACACAATCAGGATTGAAAATCAGTGACGTCAATCAAGTCTGTCTTACAGGAGGGACTTCACAGCTTCCACTTCTTCGATCTCGTCTTACTGAAGTTTTTGGCAAAGAAAAATTGATTGAATATAATATTTACCAATCGGTTGTTAATGGACTGGCCCAGTTTGCAAAGCGCTTAACTAAATAA